One window of Chamaesiphon minutus PCC 6605 genomic DNA carries:
- a CDS encoding carbohydrate kinase family protein — MSTIICLGEVLFDLLAEQSGVSSELVTSWTPLPGGAPANVACALVKMGDRSRFIGCVGNDDAGIQLAAKLAAEGVDISALQRHPTAPTRQVQVLRTADGDRIFGGFGEIPTDRFADAQLSQIPSLLFTDADFLLLGTLALAYPHSAASTWQAVEFAQEHGVKIMVDINWRPTFWTSPDIAIPKIQQLLATADYVKFAREEAELIYSTTSPTALCAYLPKAVGIFVTDGGNICEYWLGGESGQQPAFGVTAIDTTGAGDAFVAGLLHQLGSGQTSGTEIVRYAAAAGALTTHKLGAIDAQPTNAEIMAFLERESRVDLE, encoded by the coding sequence ATGTCTACCATTATTTGCCTAGGAGAAGTCCTCTTCGATCTGCTTGCCGAGCAAAGCGGGGTCAGTAGCGAGCTTGTAACATCTTGGACGCCGCTGCCTGGTGGCGCGCCTGCAAATGTCGCTTGTGCGCTGGTAAAAATGGGCGATCGATCGAGATTTATCGGCTGCGTGGGTAATGATGATGCAGGAATCCAATTAGCTGCTAAATTAGCAGCTGAAGGAGTAGATATCAGCGCACTGCAACGCCATCCCACTGCTCCCACGCGCCAAGTGCAGGTACTCAGAACGGCGGATGGAGATCGGATTTTTGGTGGGTTTGGGGAAATTCCGACCGATCGATTTGCCGATGCTCAACTGAGTCAGATACCTAGTCTACTATTTACCGATGCAGATTTTTTGTTGCTGGGGACATTGGCTTTGGCTTACCCACACAGTGCGGCTAGTACCTGGCAAGCCGTAGAATTTGCCCAAGAGCATGGCGTCAAAATTATGGTCGATATCAACTGGCGACCGACTTTTTGGACATCCCCAGACATCGCGATCCCCAAAATCCAACAATTGTTAGCAACAGCCGATTATGTCAAATTTGCCCGCGAAGAAGCCGAACTAATTTATAGTACGACATCACCTACAGCTTTGTGTGCTTACTTACCCAAAGCTGTAGGGATTTTCGTAACCGATGGTGGCAATATTTGCGAGTACTGGCTGGGGGGGGAAAGCGGACAGCAGCCAGCTTTTGGCGTGACGGCGATCGATACTACAGGTGCTGGCGATGCCTTTGTTGCTGGATTATTGCATCAACTCGGTAGCGGACAGACATCTGGTACAGAAATAGTCCGCTATGCGGCTGCGGCTGGAGCTTTGACTACTCACAAATTAGGTGCGATCGATGCTCAACCTACCAATGCTGAAATTATGGCGTTTTTAGAGCGGGAGTCAAGAGTCGATCTCGAATAA
- the queA gene encoding tRNA preQ1(34) S-adenosylmethionine ribosyltransferase-isomerase QueA: MNTSLDRLLASYDYELPPESIAQTPVVPRDRSRLLVVETGSGYQHRHFHEIGDFLTAGDLLVFNNTRVIPARVYGVKTTGAPVEILLLSEREHNCWLALVKPGRKLKIGTKIVFPARNPESKIPQITADIMDRDEATGGRVLRFDIPDGVPLLSILADFGELPLPPYITASTSTDEQYQTVYAKVPGAVAAPTAGLHFTPELLDRLTQQGISRAEVTLHVGVGTFRPVEAEDITTHQMHHEWLEITSETVDLINAAKAAGGKIYAVGTTAVRVLETAAQTGKLQPYRGDTNMFIYPGYQWQVVDGLITNFHLPGSSLMMLVSAAIGRERLLDLYQIAIADGYRFYSFGDAMLIRPFRSMESI, translated from the coding sequence ATGAATACCAGTCTAGACCGACTACTAGCTAGTTATGATTATGAATTACCACCAGAATCGATCGCACAGACGCCAGTAGTGCCCAGAGATCGATCGAGGTTGTTGGTAGTCGAAACTGGATCGGGGTATCAGCATCGTCACTTTCATGAGATTGGCGATTTTTTGACGGCTGGAGATTTGCTCGTATTTAATAATACACGGGTAATTCCCGCGCGGGTTTATGGTGTCAAAACCACAGGCGCGCCTGTCGAAATCTTGCTCTTATCCGAGCGAGAGCATAATTGCTGGCTGGCATTAGTCAAACCCGGACGCAAACTCAAGATCGGTACCAAAATTGTTTTTCCCGCTCGCAATCCGGAGAGTAAAATTCCCCAGATTACCGCCGATATTATGGACAGGGATGAAGCAACTGGCGGGAGAGTATTAAGATTTGACATCCCCGATGGGGTACCTTTACTATCGATTCTCGCTGACTTTGGCGAATTACCTTTACCGCCCTATATTACTGCCAGTACATCTACTGACGAACAGTATCAAACCGTCTATGCCAAGGTTCCGGGCGCAGTTGCTGCGCCGACAGCCGGATTGCATTTTACCCCCGAATTACTCGATCGATTGACACAGCAAGGAATCAGTCGCGCGGAGGTGACGCTACATGTGGGTGTCGGGACTTTTCGTCCTGTGGAGGCTGAGGATATTACCACCCACCAAATGCACCATGAATGGCTAGAGATTACTAGCGAGACAGTCGATCTCATTAACGCTGCTAAGGCCGCTGGCGGCAAGATCTATGCCGTTGGGACTACAGCGGTACGAGTCCTCGAAACAGCAGCTCAGACGGGCAAATTGCAGCCTTACAGAGGCGATACGAATATGTTTATCTACCCAGGCTATCAGTGGCAAGTCGTCGATGGCTTGATTACCAATTTCCACCTACCAGGATCGAGTCTGATGATGCTCGTCAGTGCCGCGATCGGCAGAGAGAGACTGCTAGATTTATATCAGATCGCGATCGCTGATGGCTATCGCTTCTACTCCTTCGGCGATGCCATGTTAATTCGTCCTTTTCGATCTATGGAATCCATTTGA
- a CDS encoding VOC family protein produces MTTLVTAQSMPTLPVDALRGLHHIALNVADMQASRHFYGQILGLHELTGAEIPSSLIELVKQGRVANFRIPDGTILDLFAEPDLSPPSIDPTVQFTRANHLAFDIAPALFDLAVRVLQFHGVKIEGEPVTRSTGRGIYCYDPDGFMVEIRCEAGG; encoded by the coding sequence ATGACAACGCTCGTGACTGCTCAATCTATGCCAACATTGCCTGTCGATGCTTTGCGAGGCTTGCACCACATCGCTCTGAATGTCGCAGACATGCAAGCCTCGCGTCACTTTTACGGCCAAATTTTGGGTTTACACGAGCTGACGGGTGCAGAAATCCCATCGAGCCTGATCGAACTAGTAAAACAGGGTCGGGTCGCAAATTTTCGGATTCCCGATGGTACTATTCTCGATTTGTTTGCCGAGCCAGATTTGTCGCCACCATCGATCGATCCTACCGTGCAATTTACCCGCGCCAATCATTTGGCATTTGACATCGCGCCTGCTTTATTTGATTTAGCCGTGCGAGTTTTGCAATTCCATGGGGTCAAAATTGAGGGCGAACCTGTTACTCGATCGACAGGTCGCGGCATCTATTGCTACGATCCGGATGGGTTTATGGTAGAGATTCGGTGTGAAGCAGGGGGATAG
- a CDS encoding DUF3488 and transglutaminase-like domain-containing protein, whose product MSLSSNPQSTSIFGKIQQQMAKMPRTAPEESLLLRVLVQAMVVVGIIATDVAAETQMSLWAIPASIAGATWSWYHRHDRNIGMKFALALAMLGALGYFVANLVGSLNDTRLVLAELLVQMQTIHTFDLPRRKDLGYSITIGLILICVAGTLSQTLAFAPLLLLFLTIAIPVLFLDYRARIDLPPLKISSPSQIAKIGLPWQRLGQLLGIVIAIGLVVFALMPRFPGYQGSLPVSAPVQYQQDKFDPQSIQNPGYQRKGKSGGKGAPQIDGTNGDGDSDGKLDETFYYGFNSKISQNLRGAMKPKLVMRVRAQAAGFWKALAFDRYTGQGWEISQNDRTRKIRRPAWDYKFTIDYRRTRMPTKQVIQSYTALEELPNIIPGMPLASEIYFPTPEIAIDLEGSLRSPVGLQKGLTYTVVSQVPYRDRQLLDAASTTYDPKIVERYLQIPDKIAPKLQKYTQNLVSDYPQQQVGNNSEPLKSNYAKALYLAQYLKQRYRIPQDPLGLARIPDGEDLASWFLFRCEGKSTTCEPGGYADHFVTTYTMMLRSIGIPARLIVGFDSGKFNPFTGYYEVSNTDAHALTEVYFPNFGWFAFDPIPGHPLTPPGVDEDQTFSALGQLWKWVAGWLPSPVTAWIAQIWALTIGWLIVGMAWFFGLFNQGWLGIFIGSAIAIAIAFCGWWGWQQLTKWRYRQWLKKLSPVERVYQQMLAHLRDRGISKHPAQTPLEYARVVGNNRPNSIGSLVTEISQAYSAWRYGAEAQRLDRLQQLLADLKKDKAQ is encoded by the coding sequence ATGTCCCTATCTTCAAATCCGCAATCGACTTCGATTTTTGGCAAAATTCAGCAGCAGATGGCAAAGATGCCGAGAACTGCACCAGAGGAATCACTATTGTTGCGAGTGCTGGTGCAAGCCATGGTAGTCGTCGGTATTATTGCGACAGATGTAGCGGCGGAGACGCAGATGAGTTTGTGGGCGATTCCGGCGAGCATTGCGGGTGCTACTTGGAGTTGGTATCATCGCCACGATCGGAATATTGGCATGAAATTTGCCCTCGCATTGGCAATGCTGGGTGCATTGGGCTATTTTGTCGCAAATCTAGTCGGCAGTCTCAACGATACGCGACTAGTTTTGGCCGAATTATTGGTGCAAATGCAGACAATTCACACTTTCGATCTGCCGCGCCGCAAAGATTTGGGTTATTCAATTACGATCGGGTTAATCTTGATTTGCGTCGCTGGTACTTTGAGTCAAACTTTGGCTTTTGCACCGCTATTACTATTATTTTTGACGATCGCGATTCCGGTATTATTTCTCGATTATCGCGCGCGGATCGATCTCCCCCCACTGAAAATTTCCAGCCCGAGTCAGATTGCCAAAATTGGACTACCGTGGCAAAGATTAGGACAATTATTGGGGATTGTCATCGCGATCGGTTTAGTTGTTTTTGCACTAATGCCACGCTTCCCTGGCTATCAGGGATCTCTTCCTGTCAGCGCGCCAGTTCAGTATCAGCAAGACAAATTCGATCCCCAAAGCATCCAGAATCCTGGCTACCAACGTAAGGGTAAATCTGGGGGTAAAGGTGCGCCGCAGATCGATGGAACCAACGGCGATGGTGATAGTGATGGCAAATTAGACGAAACTTTTTATTATGGATTCAACTCGAAAATAAGCCAAAATCTGCGGGGAGCAATGAAACCCAAGCTGGTAATGCGGGTGCGCGCTCAAGCTGCCGGATTTTGGAAAGCATTGGCATTCGATCGTTATACCGGACAAGGTTGGGAAATTTCCCAAAACGATCGCACGCGGAAGATCCGTCGTCCTGCGTGGGATTATAAGTTCACGATCGATTATCGACGGACGAGAATGCCAACAAAACAAGTTATCCAAAGTTATACCGCCTTGGAAGAGTTGCCAAATATTATTCCAGGAATGCCATTAGCTAGTGAAATTTATTTCCCTACTCCAGAAATTGCGATCGATTTAGAAGGAAGTCTCCGTTCGCCTGTCGGTTTGCAAAAAGGTTTGACTTATACAGTTGTCTCGCAAGTTCCATATCGCGATCGACAATTACTCGATGCAGCCAGTACTACTTACGATCCAAAAATTGTCGAGCGTTATCTGCAAATTCCCGATAAAATTGCACCCAAATTACAAAAATATACACAAAATTTAGTCAGTGATTACCCTCAACAACAAGTTGGCAACAATAGCGAACCGCTAAAATCTAATTATGCGAAAGCTCTTTATCTTGCCCAATATCTCAAACAACGTTATCGCATCCCACAAGATCCGCTAGGACTAGCGCGCATTCCCGATGGTGAAGATTTAGCAAGCTGGTTTTTGTTTCGGTGTGAGGGCAAATCAACTACTTGCGAACCTGGTGGCTATGCCGATCATTTTGTCACGACTTATACCATGATGTTGCGATCGATCGGAATTCCGGCGCGATTGATTGTTGGATTTGACTCTGGTAAATTCAATCCGTTTACTGGATATTATGAAGTATCCAATACCGACGCACATGCCCTCACAGAAGTCTATTTCCCGAATTTTGGTTGGTTTGCTTTCGATCCGATTCCAGGACATCCCTTGACCCCTCCAGGTGTCGATGAAGACCAAACTTTTAGTGCGCTCGGACAACTGTGGAAGTGGGTAGCTGGCTGGTTGCCTTCTCCAGTTACTGCTTGGATCGCCCAAATTTGGGCATTAACGATCGGTTGGCTGATAGTTGGTATGGCTTGGTTTTTCGGTCTGTTTAACCAAGGTTGGTTGGGTATATTTATCGGCAGCGCAATTGCAATTGCCATCGCCTTCTGTGGCTGGTGGGGATGGCAACAATTGACTAAATGGCGATATCGACAATGGCTGAAAAAGTTATCGCCAGTCGAACGTGTCTATCAACAAATGTTAGCTCATTTACGCGATCGAGGCATTTCCAAACATCCCGCCCAAACTCCTTTAGAATATGCACGAGTAGTTGGTAACAATAGACCGAATTCGATCGGTAGTTTAGTCACCGAAATCTCTCAAGCTTATAGTGCTTGGCGATATGGAGCCGAAGCCCAACGACTCGATCGATTGCAGCAATTATTAGCCGATCTCAAGAAAGACAAAGCACAGTAA
- a CDS encoding class I SAM-dependent methyltransferase — protein sequence MSTFPIAPYLSGYWQDAFNLKQHLQQFLEIEPDRLDLKFATAVEDLAELGRRDFNWEDASEFYRDRVGEAYLFELAAWHLSSTDYIGDTLKLIADRAQGRVLDFGGGIGTHAIALALCPAVTHVTYCDINPINYNFVRHRVRQLGLESKITCCMELTPTETFDTITCFDVMEHLPEPSQQLLHFHKMLNPQGKMIANWYFSKGANQEFPFHLDDSKIIDRFFRTLQANFIEIFHPYFITTRCYQAMTIERASVPV from the coding sequence ATGTCTACATTTCCGATCGCGCCGTATTTGAGTGGTTATTGGCAAGATGCATTTAATTTAAAGCAACACCTTCAGCAATTTTTAGAGATCGAGCCAGACCGCTTAGACTTGAAGTTTGCGACTGCTGTAGAGGACTTAGCCGAACTCGGACGCCGCGATTTTAATTGGGAAGATGCGAGTGAATTTTATCGCGATCGTGTAGGTGAGGCTTATTTATTTGAATTGGCAGCTTGGCATCTTTCGAGTACCGATTATATCGGCGATACGCTCAAATTAATTGCCGATCGCGCGCAGGGAAGAGTGTTAGATTTTGGTGGTGGAATCGGTACTCATGCGATCGCGTTAGCATTATGCCCCGCAGTTACTCACGTTACTTATTGCGACATCAATCCGATTAATTATAATTTCGTCCGGCATCGAGTTCGACAATTAGGATTAGAATCAAAGATTACCTGTTGCATGGAACTAACTCCCACCGAAACTTTCGATACGATTACTTGTTTCGATGTGATGGAACATTTGCCAGAGCCAAGCCAGCAGTTACTGCATTTTCATAAAATGTTGAATCCACAAGGAAAGATGATTGCTAATTGGTATTTTTCTAAAGGAGCAAATCAGGAATTTCCGTTCCATTTAGACGACTCCAAAATTATCGATCGCTTCTTTAGAACCTTACAAGCAAATTTTATCGAGATTTTTCATCCCTATTTTATCACCACTCGTTGCTATCAAGCGATGACAATCGAGCGAGCGAGCGTGCCAGTTTAA
- a CDS encoding DUF2288 domain-containing protein → MENLREQLTELLDEAELEWLKPHIQKDAVILVSPDLDLLDVGVAIASDNTQSVQHWIGEQLLVKPSPEILARWNSNPSQKFQAMIIQPYVLVKE, encoded by the coding sequence ATGGAAAATTTACGCGAACAATTGACCGAACTATTAGATGAGGCGGAATTAGAGTGGTTGAAGCCGCATATTCAAAAAGATGCGGTAATTTTAGTTAGTCCCGATCTCGATCTTTTAGACGTAGGTGTAGCGATCGCTAGCGATAATACTCAGTCAGTTCAACACTGGATCGGCGAACAACTTTTGGTTAAGCCGTCTCCAGAAATACTCGCTCGTTGGAATAGCAACCCCAGTCAAAAGTTTCAAGCAATGATTATTCAGCCTTACGTTTTAGTAAAGGAGTAA
- a CDS encoding lysophospholipid acyltransferase family protein yields MSRSREPFINLVFYHAFKQTLINPFFYLYLKGKVEGTEHIPKTGGFVVVCNHGSNFDPPLLSAAILRPVAYMAKEELFKVPIFKQAIKLYGAYPVKRGAVDRTTIKTALAYLEEGWGAGIFLSGTRTADGKVVNPQPGAALIAAKAQVPILPVCLWGTHLLEQKGKKYPQATPVTIRIAQLIDPPASTKRSELDRVTDICTTKINQLHDLGR; encoded by the coding sequence ATGTCCAGATCTCGCGAACCTTTTATCAATCTCGTCTTTTATCATGCTTTCAAGCAGACACTGATAAATCCATTTTTCTATCTGTATCTCAAGGGCAAAGTAGAAGGCACAGAGCATATCCCCAAAACGGGCGGATTTGTAGTAGTGTGCAATCACGGCAGTAATTTCGATCCGCCCTTATTATCGGCGGCGATCTTGCGTCCCGTCGCATATATGGCCAAAGAAGAACTCTTTAAAGTGCCAATCTTTAAACAAGCGATTAAGTTATATGGTGCCTATCCGGTCAAACGCGGTGCAGTCGATCGCACTACAATTAAAACGGCGTTAGCTTATCTCGAAGAAGGTTGGGGGGCGGGAATTTTTCTTTCGGGGACGCGCACTGCTGATGGAAAAGTGGTCAATCCGCAACCAGGAGCCGCGTTGATTGCGGCAAAGGCGCAAGTGCCGATCCTCCCTGTGTGTCTGTGGGGAACTCACCTGCTCGAGCAAAAGGGTAAAAAATATCCCCAAGCGACTCCCGTAACGATTAGGATCGCTCAATTAATCGATCCGCCAGCCTCGACAAAAAGATCGGAACTCGATCGAGTCACCGATATTTGTACGACCAAAATTAATCAGTTGCATGATTTGGGTCGCTAG
- a CDS encoding RuBisCO accumulation factor 1 → MTEFTDNQPPIDTEALLLMLRRKESNWVEWGKACQQLQKAGLNPQEIFEKTGFEPIQQNQIIVASQVFDSMMSVGVSPATETHYRRVGSDSLYELRILSKEDRAATADYLHSRNIDSEGSKEVAKAFKEFAYMSHPPEGFTHHPGDAVAYQYWRYIKQQADLTEKTRLIARGLMFAHSQSARTQIEKLLTALTASPQRPAPALPIYRLEADEELPRTIPVAGAFPLASSLIDDVPQIASSTGAFQVFQSNWAGGWVSLPGWGVLCKAEDPIAISATRDNVPIKVNGEWAETILILDRSATEWNEFNYFAIDRDGQLAIEWFDTAPTIPILAQLVLIVHPKRPIDPDNPKDLWELED, encoded by the coding sequence ATGACCGAATTCACCGACAACCAGCCACCCATCGATACAGAAGCACTCTTGCTGATGTTGCGGCGCAAAGAAAGCAACTGGGTAGAATGGGGCAAAGCTTGCCAGCAGCTCCAAAAAGCGGGACTAAATCCCCAAGAAATTTTTGAAAAGACGGGATTTGAACCGATCCAGCAAAATCAAATTATTGTCGCTTCCCAGGTTTTTGATAGCATGATGAGCGTTGGGGTATCACCAGCAACCGAAACTCACTATCGGCGGGTAGGTAGCGATAGTCTCTACGAACTGCGGATTCTCTCGAAAGAAGATCGGGCGGCGACGGCTGACTATCTCCACAGCCGCAATATCGACTCCGAAGGCTCGAAAGAGGTTGCCAAGGCATTTAAAGAATTTGCGTACATGAGCCACCCGCCAGAGGGTTTTACCCACCATCCAGGGGATGCTGTAGCTTATCAATACTGGCGATATATCAAACAACAAGCCGATCTCACCGAAAAAACGCGTCTGATCGCGCGGGGACTGATGTTCGCACACAGTCAAAGTGCCCGCACTCAGATCGAAAAATTACTCACTGCGCTGACAGCATCACCCCAACGCCCAGCACCAGCATTACCGATCTATCGATTGGAAGCTGATGAGGAGCTACCGCGCACTATTCCTGTGGCTGGCGCATTCCCGCTGGCGAGTAGCCTGATTGACGATGTGCCCCAAATCGCTAGTAGTACCGGAGCTTTCCAAGTCTTTCAGAGCAATTGGGCTGGTGGCTGGGTAAGTCTACCCGGCTGGGGCGTGTTATGTAAGGCAGAAGATCCGATCGCGATCTCTGCTACTAGAGATAATGTCCCCATCAAAGTCAATGGCGAATGGGCAGAAACGATCCTCATCCTCGATCGCAGTGCCACTGAGTGGAATGAGTTTAATTATTTTGCCATCGATCGCGACGGACAACTAGCCATCGAATGGTTCGATACCGCTCCAACGATCCCGATCCTCGCTCAATTAGTCTTAATCGTCCATCCCAAACGTCCGATCGATCCTGACAATCCCAAGGATCTATGGGAACTCGAAGATTAA
- a CDS encoding AAA family ATPase: MSNEATLPELVQQMLKPEFYPHPVTTPIQLMQTHASTVLLTGEFVYKLKKPVNFGFLDYSTLAKRQHFCQEELRLNQRGARELYLEVVTISKKGDRYYLGNDGEIVDYAVKMVQFPQDNLLSNMFESGQLAPEDLEEIGRVVAEFHSRARTDEYISSFGQIDRIKASIEDNYRHTEKYIGCAQTQQQFNETKAYTDRFLSEHSQLFLDRIAAGFIRECHGDLHLRNICRWQDKILLFDCIEFNEPFRFVDTMYDVAFAVMDLEARGGKDLANRFLNTYAEQTGDWAGLQILPMYLTRQAYVRAKVTSFLLEDPSIASQDRAAAAQTAGDYYRQAWEYTRSRQGRIIMMAGLSGAGKSTLGKQIARAVSGIHLRSDAVRKHLGGIPLLAKGDDILYTPAMTAQTYQQMLELAGKLAARGFTVILDAKYDLQSLRAAIVDLATTRKIPLQIVYCTAPEAVLRDRLAHRTGDIADATVDLLASQQSTWEDFTPAERGYVTTVDTTKDLGMFLGEI, from the coding sequence ATGTCAAATGAAGCTACTTTGCCTGAATTAGTCCAGCAAATGCTAAAACCGGAGTTTTATCCCCATCCGGTAACAACACCCATTCAGTTGATGCAAACCCACGCATCCACAGTCTTACTCACCGGAGAATTTGTTTACAAACTCAAAAAACCAGTGAACTTTGGTTTTCTGGATTACTCGACACTAGCCAAACGCCAGCATTTTTGCCAAGAAGAACTCCGACTCAATCAACGCGGTGCGCGAGAGTTGTATTTAGAAGTAGTAACGATCTCCAAAAAGGGCGATCGATATTATTTGGGCAACGATGGAGAGATAGTTGACTACGCGGTAAAAATGGTGCAATTTCCCCAGGATAATTTACTCAGCAATATGTTTGAGTCGGGGCAGCTCGCACCTGAAGATCTGGAAGAGATAGGGCGCGTGGTTGCTGAGTTTCACAGTCGCGCTAGGACTGATGAATATATTAGTAGCTTTGGGCAAATCGATCGCATCAAAGCATCGATCGAGGATAACTATCGCCATACAGAAAAATATATCGGATGCGCCCAGACTCAACAGCAGTTTAATGAAACTAAAGCATATACCGATCGCTTTCTTTCCGAACATTCACAATTATTTCTCGATCGCATTGCGGCAGGATTTATTCGCGAGTGTCATGGCGATTTGCATTTACGAAATATCTGTCGTTGGCAAGACAAAATTCTCCTATTCGATTGCATTGAATTTAACGAGCCATTTCGCTTTGTCGATACGATGTATGATGTGGCTTTTGCAGTGATGGATCTAGAAGCTAGAGGCGGTAAAGATCTTGCCAATCGGTTTTTAAATACCTATGCCGAACAAACTGGAGATTGGGCGGGATTGCAGATATTGCCGATGTATCTGACTCGTCAGGCGTATGTCAGAGCCAAAGTCACCTCATTTTTGCTCGAAGATCCTAGTATTGCCAGTCAAGATCGTGCCGCCGCAGCTCAAACGGCGGGAGATTATTACCGTCAAGCTTGGGAATATACTCGCAGCCGCCAGGGACGCATAATTATGATGGCAGGACTCTCAGGTGCTGGCAAAAGTACTTTGGGCAAACAAATCGCGCGAGCAGTGAGTGGGATACATCTGCGCTCCGATGCGGTACGCAAGCATCTGGGGGGAATTCCACTGTTGGCTAAAGGTGACGATATTCTCTATACCCCCGCAATGACTGCACAAACTTACCAGCAGATGCTGGAATTGGCGGGTAAATTAGCCGCACGCGGCTTTACGGTGATTTTGGATGCCAAGTACGATCTCCAGTCTTTGCGTGCCGCTATCGTCGATTTAGCCACGACTCGCAAAATTCCGCTTCAGATCGTCTACTGTACCGCACCAGAAGCAGTTTTACGCGATCGATTGGCACATCGCACAGGCGATATTGCTGATGCGACGGTAGATTTACTTGCCAGTCAACAGTCAACATGGGAAGATTTCACCCCAGCAGAACGCGGCTATGTGACGACGGTAGACACGACGAAGGATTTAGGGATGTTTTTAGGAGAAATTTGA
- a CDS encoding FAD-dependent oxidoreductase yields MSQTEAVVAQFNELQDGQKLQVTVGDTDILLIRRADRIYAIGAYCTHNKAPLEQGVLHGDCIVCPWHNAYFDITTGDLHQPPGLDSLQRYPVRIDGDSIIVTVPDSSSGHRVPDLARYEPEIDKRTFVILGAGAAGAHAAETLRIEGYQGKIVMVTRDDRLPYDRTTLSKNYFLGKLKADQILMRSAEFYQQHDIEVRLNCPVINVDINTKKVALTNGETLTYDALLIATGTQPRQLNVPGADFANIFTLRSFADSDRILAAAQNAKQAVVIGSSFIGMETAAGLTQKGIKVTVVSPDSLPFERILGAEIGELFYKVHQENGVTFKMGRNVSLIEGESKAQTVVLDNDDRLPTDLIVVGIGVQPVTDFIDGIELNPKDRSVPVDEYLCAAAGVYAAGDIARFPDWRTSESMRVEHWRIAAQHGRIAAYNMAGIPTKFRGIPVFWSMQFELPIRYVGHATEWDEVIIDGDLNRREFIAFYIKDDRVLAAASSKRDTETAAIAELLRIDKMPAPNELRQGQFQKIYPELLS; encoded by the coding sequence ATGTCTCAAACAGAAGCGGTTGTCGCTCAATTTAATGAGTTACAAGATGGCCAAAAACTTCAAGTAACTGTCGGCGACACCGATATTCTGCTGATTCGTCGCGCCGATCGCATCTACGCGATCGGCGCTTATTGCACTCATAACAAAGCACCGTTAGAGCAAGGTGTTCTGCATGGCGATTGTATCGTCTGTCCCTGGCATAATGCGTATTTTGACATTACTACTGGCGATCTCCACCAACCGCCAGGTTTAGATTCGCTCCAGCGATATCCCGTCCGCATCGACGGCGACAGCATTATTGTAACCGTTCCCGATTCTTCATCCGGTCATCGCGTTCCCGATCTGGCACGGTACGAGCCAGAGATCGACAAGCGAACATTTGTAATTTTAGGAGCTGGAGCTGCTGGTGCTCATGCCGCCGAAACCCTTCGCATCGAAGGATATCAGGGAAAAATCGTGATGGTGACACGCGATGACAGGCTACCATACGATCGCACGACTTTGAGCAAAAACTATTTTCTCGGCAAGCTCAAAGCCGACCAGATTTTAATGCGATCGGCAGAATTTTATCAGCAGCACGATATCGAAGTTCGACTCAATTGTCCGGTCATCAATGTAGATATTAACACCAAAAAAGTTGCCCTCACTAATGGTGAAACTCTGACATATGACGCGCTTCTGATTGCCACAGGTACACAACCGCGCCAATTAAACGTACCTGGTGCAGATTTTGCAAATATCTTCACGTTGCGGAGTTTTGCCGATAGCGATCGCATTCTTGCTGCCGCTCAAAATGCCAAGCAAGCGGTAGTCATCGGTTCGAGTTTTATCGGGATGGAAACTGCCGCTGGACTGACTCAAAAAGGGATTAAAGTAACAGTAGTTTCACCCGATTCTTTACCATTCGAGCGAATTTTGGGTGCAGAAATCGGCGAGCTTTTTTATAAAGTCCATCAGGAAAATGGTGTCACCTTTAAAATGGGTCGCAATGTCAGCCTCATCGAAGGTGAAAGTAAAGCCCAAACTGTCGTCCTTGATAATGACGATCGCCTTCCTACCGATTTAATCGTTGTCGGCATTGGCGTCCAACCTGTCACCGATTTTATCGATGGCATCGAGTTAAACCCCAAAGATCGCAGCGTCCCAGTCGATGAATATTTATGTGCGGCAGCGGGTGTTTATGCCGCCGGAGATATCGCGCGGTTTCCAGATTGGCGCACCTCAGAATCGATGCGGGTCGAACATTGGCGAATTGCCGCCCAGCACGGGCGAATTGCCGCTTATAATATGGCCGGAATACCGACAAAATTTCGCGGCATTCCGGTATTTTGGAGTATGCAATTTGAGTTGCCGATTCGCTATGTCGGACACGCTACAGAGTGGGATGAAGTTATTATCGATGGCGATTTAAATAGGCGCGAATTCATCGCTTTTTATATTAAAGACGATCGCGTTTTAGCAGCCGCTAGTAGCAAACGCGATACCGAAACTGCCGCGATCGCCGAGTTACTTCGCATCGACAAAATGCCCGCACCAAACGAGCTACGTCAAGGACAATTTCAGAAAATATATCCTGAGTTATTGAGCTAA